In the Methylomonas rhizoryzae genome, one interval contains:
- the cobT gene encoding nicotinate-nucleotide--dimethylbenzimidazole phosphoribosyltransferase, translated as MYGYSQIIAPVEASGLQRAQDRQNQLTKPAGSLGKLEALAVRAAAMQNTDKPGFDNIRVSVFAADHGIAAEGVSAFPQAVTAQMVKNFAAGGAAVNALSRYLAAGFEVVDVGLLEPVDLPQVLACRAGCGTRNFKVEPAMSEAQLQVALQAGRDAVGRALAHRAQLFVGGEMGIANTASASAIAAALLNLPAAEITGAGTGLSSAQIRHKAQVIEHALVLHRPALTDAWQVLRCVGGFEIAALTAAYLEAASARLPVMVDGFISSVAALSAATIQPVCKDWFFYGHRSAEKGHHTVLNALSAEPILDLGMRLGEASGALAAVPVLQMACRLHGEMATFTQANITTG; from the coding sequence ATGTACGGCTATAGTCAGATTATCGCGCCTGTCGAGGCCAGCGGCTTGCAGCGCGCCCAAGACAGACAAAATCAATTGACCAAGCCTGCCGGTTCATTGGGCAAGCTGGAAGCCTTGGCCGTGCGTGCGGCAGCCATGCAAAACACCGATAAACCCGGCTTCGACAACATCCGGGTCAGTGTGTTTGCCGCCGATCACGGCATTGCCGCGGAAGGCGTTTCGGCGTTTCCGCAAGCGGTGACCGCGCAAATGGTCAAAAACTTCGCCGCCGGCGGGGCGGCGGTCAACGCATTATCGCGTTACCTGGCGGCCGGATTCGAGGTGGTGGACGTGGGTTTGTTGGAGCCGGTAGATCTGCCGCAGGTGCTTGCCTGCCGGGCCGGGTGCGGCACTCGAAACTTTAAGGTGGAACCGGCCATGAGCGAAGCGCAATTGCAAGTGGCCTTGCAAGCCGGCCGGGACGCGGTAGGCCGCGCGCTGGCGCATCGGGCGCAGCTTTTCGTCGGCGGGGAAATGGGCATTGCCAATACCGCTAGCGCCAGCGCTATCGCCGCTGCCTTGTTGAATTTACCGGCTGCTGAAATCACCGGTGCGGGCACCGGCTTGAGCTCGGCGCAAATTCGGCATAAAGCCCAGGTCATCGAACACGCGTTGGTTTTGCACCGGCCGGCGTTAACCGATGCTTGGCAGGTATTGCGGTGCGTGGGCGGCTTCGAGATCGCCGCACTGACGGCGGCTTATCTGGAGGCCGCGTCGGCACGTTTGCCGGTGATGGTCGACGGCTTTATCAGCAGCGTGGCGGCCTTGTCGGCGGCGACTATTCAACCGGTCTGCAAGGATTGGTTTTTCTACGGCCACCGCTCGGCGGAAAAAGGCCATCACACGGTATTGAATGCGTTATCCGCAGAGCCGATTTTGGACCTGGGGATGCGGTTGGGGGAGGCTAGCGGCGCGTTGGCGGCGGTGCCGGTTTTACAAATGGCGTGTCGGCTGCACGGCGAAATGGCCACGTTTACACAAGCAAATATAACAACGGGATAA
- a CDS encoding ATP-binding cassette domain-containing protein, which translates to MLNFKNIAIRRGSRLLFDGASFTIHSGQKVGLTGANGAGKSSFFALLRHELQADAGEFSMPPNLEIAHVAQETPALPVSAIDYVLDGDRELRRLQRQLDEAEQAHDGIRVAELHVALEQADGYSAQARASRLLNGLGFCTEQEARPVSSFSGGWRMRLNLAQALMCRSDVLLLDEPTNHLDLDAVMFLQDWLVKYPGTLLLISHDRDFLDAITDHIIHIEQNRADIYTGNYSAFERMRAEKLAQQQAAFEKQQREIAHMQSFVDRFRAKATKARQAQSRIKALERMELIAQAHVDSPFNFAFPPPRKMPNPLLKLEQAAIGYPGKVVIDNAGLSISPGDRIGLLGPNGAGKSSLIKVLSGQMPPLSGQLLIAQDLNIGYFAQHQLELLRLDQTPLWHLQQLDKQATEKDLRNFLGGFDFRGDKVNDPVGPFSGGEKARLVLAMLVYQNPNLLLLDEPTNHLDLEMRHALTVALQDYEGALLVVSHDRHLLRSVTDTLLLVANGKLTPFDGDLDDYKQWLAEQKRSAPTPEQADGSSDNPVSRKDQRKQDAERRQRLKPLTDAVKKAEAAVEKYHREQQSLEVELAEPALYSDENKEKLKQLLSRKNQVDSALEQAELDWMTAEENLSQAE; encoded by the coding sequence ATGCTCAATTTCAAAAACATCGCCATTCGCCGGGGTAGCCGTTTACTGTTCGATGGCGCGTCATTTACCATTCATAGCGGCCAAAAAGTCGGTTTGACCGGGGCAAACGGCGCCGGAAAATCCAGTTTTTTCGCGCTACTGCGGCATGAATTGCAGGCCGACGCCGGTGAGTTTTCCATGCCGCCCAATTTGGAAATAGCCCACGTGGCGCAAGAAACGCCGGCGCTGCCGGTTTCGGCTATCGATTATGTGTTGGACGGCGATCGTGAATTACGCCGTCTGCAGCGGCAGCTCGACGAAGCCGAGCAGGCACACGACGGCATACGCGTGGCCGAATTGCACGTTGCATTGGAACAGGCCGACGGCTATAGCGCGCAAGCCCGCGCTTCGCGTTTGCTGAACGGCTTGGGCTTTTGCACCGAGCAGGAAGCTAGGCCGGTCAGCTCGTTCTCCGGCGGTTGGCGGATGCGTTTGAATTTGGCGCAAGCCCTGATGTGCCGATCCGACGTTTTGCTGTTGGACGAGCCGACCAACCATTTGGATTTGGATGCGGTGATGTTTTTGCAGGATTGGTTGGTCAAATATCCCGGTACCTTGCTGCTGATTTCCCACGACCGCGATTTTTTGGATGCGATTACCGACCACATCATTCATATCGAGCAGAACCGAGCGGACATTTATACCGGCAATTATTCGGCTTTCGAGCGGATGCGGGCGGAAAAATTGGCGCAACAACAAGCGGCGTTCGAAAAACAGCAACGAGAAATCGCCCACATGCAAAGCTTTGTCGACCGGTTCCGGGCCAAGGCAACCAAAGCCAGGCAGGCGCAAAGCCGCATCAAGGCGTTGGAGCGCATGGAGTTGATCGCCCAGGCCCACGTCGATTCGCCGTTCAACTTTGCGTTTCCGCCGCCGCGAAAAATGCCGAATCCTTTGTTGAAACTGGAGCAAGCGGCAATCGGTTATCCCGGAAAAGTGGTCATCGACAACGCCGGCTTGTCGATTTCGCCGGGCGACCGCATAGGCTTGTTGGGGCCGAACGGTGCGGGCAAATCCAGCTTGATCAAGGTGCTGTCAGGGCAAATGCCGCCGTTGTCCGGGCAACTGCTTATTGCGCAGGATCTGAACATCGGTTATTTCGCCCAACATCAATTGGAATTGCTGCGCTTGGACCAAACTCCATTATGGCATTTGCAGCAATTGGATAAACAGGCGACCGAAAAGGATTTGCGCAATTTTTTAGGCGGATTCGATTTTCGCGGCGATAAGGTCAACGATCCGGTCGGGCCGTTTTCGGGTGGAGAAAAAGCCCGCTTGGTGCTGGCGATGTTGGTTTATCAGAATCCCAATCTGCTGCTGTTGGACGAGCCGACCAACCATCTGGATTTGGAGATGCGCCATGCCTTGACGGTCGCTTTGCAGGACTATGAAGGCGCATTGTTGGTGGTATCGCACGACAGGCATTTGCTGCGTTCGGTAACCGATACGCTGCTTCTGGTAGCCAACGGTAAACTGACGCCTTTCGACGGCGATTTGGACGACTACAAACAGTGGTTAGCCGAACAAAAACGCAGTGCGCCGACACCGGAACAGGCAGACGGCAGCAGCGACAATCCCGTGTCGCGCAAAGACCAACGCAAGCAGGACGCCGAGCGGCGGCAACGTTTGAAACCTTTGACGGATGCGGTTAAAAAAGCCGAAGCCGCCGTGGAAAAATACCACCGGGAACAACAATCTTTGGAAGTGGAATTGGCCGAACCCGCGCTGTACAGCGACGAGAATAAAGAAAAATTAAAACAATTGCTCAGCCGAAAGAACCAAGTCGACAGCGCGCTGGAACAAGCGGAACTGGATTGGATGACGGCAGAGGAAAATTTATCGCAAGCGGAGTGA
- a CDS encoding NINE protein codes for MLGHIESYDERCQTGVVKHEDRFYEFHIDHWTSQEAPRVGDDVDFDHENGEVTEIGPVGAYLTQVKPVKNHLIAALLGIIGGGFGLHRFYLGFWGLGVTQIAVTVMFGGFGFVWGFIEGVLIFTGHIRKDAKGRQLK; via the coding sequence ATGCTTGGGCATATAGAAAGTTACGACGAACGCTGCCAAACAGGAGTCGTTAAACACGAAGATAGGTTTTACGAATTTCATATCGACCACTGGACGTCGCAAGAAGCGCCGCGGGTCGGCGACGATGTGGATTTCGACCATGAAAACGGCGAGGTTACGGAAATCGGCCCGGTAGGGGCTTATTTAACCCAGGTGAAACCGGTTAAAAATCATTTGATTGCCGCTTTGTTAGGTATCATCGGCGGCGGCTTCGGCTTACATCGTTTTTATTTGGGCTTTTGGGGCTTGGGTGTCACGCAGATTGCCGTGACGGTCATGTTCGGCGGTTTCGGTTTTGTTTGGGGTTTTATCGAGGGCGTGTTGATTTTTACCGGCCACATTCGCAAGGATGCTAAAGGCCGGCAGTTGAAATAA
- the cobU gene encoding bifunctional adenosylcobinamide kinase/adenosylcobinamide-phosphate guanylyltransferase — protein MIELVLGGARSGKSRYAERQAAASGLNVVYVATAEAGDAEMRSRIDKHRAGRDPAWLTVEEPLALAEAIRRHADAATLVLVDCLTLWLCNALFDRDGNVQDQHYRHEKAALLQCARECESAVILVSNEVGMGIVAADAMSRRFVDEAGFLHQELAAVCSRVTWVAAGLPQRLK, from the coding sequence ATGATTGAGCTGGTGTTGGGCGGCGCTCGTTCCGGTAAGAGCCGTTATGCGGAACGGCAAGCCGCGGCCAGCGGTTTAAACGTGGTATATGTCGCCACCGCCGAGGCCGGTGACGCCGAAATGCGAAGCCGTATCGACAAACATAGAGCCGGCCGCGATCCGGCCTGGCTTACCGTCGAGGAACCTTTGGCGCTGGCTGAAGCGATTCGCCGCCATGCCGATGCCGCAACGCTGGTGCTGGTCGATTGTTTGACCTTATGGTTGTGCAATGCTCTGTTCGATCGTGACGGCAATGTGCAAGACCAGCATTATCGGCACGAAAAGGCCGCTTTGTTGCAGTGCGCGCGCGAGTGCGAATCCGCCGTGATTTTAGTCAGCAACGAGGTCGGCATGGGTATCGTGGCTGCGGATGCGATGAGCCGCAGATTTGTGGACGAAGCCGGTTTCCTGCACCAGGAATTGGCGGCCGTTTGCAGCCGGGTGACTTGGGTGGCAGCCGGGTTGCCGCAAAGGCTCAAGTAA
- a CDS encoding cobyric acid synthase: MFGRPVIPKALMVQGTTSDAGKSTLVTALCRYYRRLGVAVAPFKPQNMALNSAVTVDGGEIGRAQAVQAAACGLAPHSDMNPVLLKPNSDTGAQVIIHGKVHSNQSAGQYHDYKQQALAAVLQSWHRLTAQYQSVIVEGAGSPAEINLRDHDIANMGFAEAADCPVILIADIDRGGVFAHIVGTLALLSETERRRVIGFVINRFRGDIGLLQPGLDWLTRQTGKPVLAVLPYLHDLFLEAEDALAYRRAPGDATEQPFRIVVPLLPSFSNHTDFDPLQLHPGVQVQFARAPRQVAGADLLVLPGSKSVRSDLQHLKQQGWDDFIARHLRYGGKLLGICGGFQMLGQAIHDPAGVEGEPGSSQGLGWLDMETTLQTEKCLRQVTGTFAGQRVVVAGYEIHMGTTGGPALERPLFDLGDRPDGAISDDGQIAGSYLHGMFDLPQACDALLAWAGCHKRQAVDFGELREEGIDTLADCWRQHADFSALELALQRFYAGD; encoded by the coding sequence ATGTTTGGGAGGCCGGTGATTCCTAAAGCCTTGATGGTGCAAGGCACGACCTCGGATGCCGGCAAAAGTACCTTAGTTACCGCGTTGTGCCGCTACTATCGGCGCTTGGGTGTCGCCGTCGCGCCATTTAAGCCGCAAAACATGGCACTTAACAGCGCGGTAACTGTCGACGGTGGAGAAATCGGCAGAGCGCAAGCCGTGCAAGCGGCGGCTTGCGGCTTGGCGCCGCACAGCGATATGAACCCGGTGTTGCTGAAACCCAATAGCGATACGGGCGCGCAAGTCATCATCCACGGCAAGGTGCACAGCAATCAAAGCGCCGGACAATATCACGATTACAAGCAACAGGCGTTGGCGGCGGTTTTGCAATCCTGGCATCGATTGACCGCGCAGTACCAAAGCGTCATCGTCGAAGGTGCCGGCAGTCCCGCCGAGATCAATTTACGCGACCACGACATCGCCAATATGGGCTTCGCCGAAGCGGCGGATTGTCCGGTGATTTTGATCGCCGATATAGACCGGGGCGGCGTGTTCGCGCACATTGTCGGCACCTTGGCCTTGTTAAGCGAAACCGAGCGCCGCCGGGTGATAGGGTTTGTGATCAACCGTTTTCGTGGCGATATTGGCTTGCTGCAACCGGGGTTGGATTGGCTTACCCGGCAAACCGGTAAACCGGTGTTGGCGGTGCTGCCTTATCTGCACGATTTATTTTTGGAGGCGGAGGACGCATTGGCGTATCGGCGCGCGCCAGGTGATGCAACTGAACAGCCGTTTCGAATCGTCGTGCCGCTGTTGCCCAGTTTCAGCAATCACACCGACTTCGACCCCTTGCAATTGCATCCGGGCGTTCAGGTGCAGTTCGCCCGCGCGCCTAGGCAAGTGGCGGGTGCGGATTTGCTGGTGCTGCCGGGCAGCAAGTCGGTGCGTAGCGACTTGCAACATTTGAAACAGCAAGGATGGGACGATTTCATCGCCCGGCATTTACGTTACGGCGGTAAATTGCTGGGTATTTGCGGCGGTTTTCAAATGTTGGGTCAGGCAATTCACGATCCGGCCGGGGTGGAAGGCGAACCGGGCAGTAGTCAGGGCTTAGGCTGGTTGGATATGGAAACGACTCTGCAGACCGAAAAATGTCTGCGGCAAGTAACCGGCACCTTCGCCGGGCAGCGCGTGGTGGTCGCAGGTTACGAAATTCACATGGGCACGACTGGTGGCCCGGCACTGGAGCGGCCGCTGTTCGATCTGGGTGATCGGCCGGACGGGGCGATCTCCGACGACGGGCAAATCGCCGGTAGCTATTTGCACGGCATGTTTGATTTACCGCAAGCCTGCGACGCGCTGTTGGCCTGGGCCGGATGCCATAAACGGCAAGCAGTGGATTTCGGTGAATTGCGCGAGGAGGGAATCGATACGTTAGCGGATTGCTGGCGGCAACATGCGGATTTTTCCGCGTTGGAGCTGGCTTTGCAAAGATTTTATGCAGGTGATTGA
- the bluB gene encoding 5,6-dimethylbenzimidazole synthase — protein sequence MVNKHRFDDREIAGVYRAIAERRDMRHFLSDPIEPQLLARILQAAHQAGSVGLMQPWRFIRITDEQLRRRIHALVERERQLTAEALRQRRDEFLRLKVEGILECGELLVAALPQGRESHVFGRRTLPEMDVASAACAIQNLWLAARAEGLGMGWVSLFDPSALATLLAMPEGSKPIAILCLGYVLEFYPKPMLECEQWASPKPLSDMVYENVWEAGDS from the coding sequence GTGGTAAACAAGCACCGATTCGACGATAGGGAAATCGCCGGCGTGTACCGGGCTATCGCCGAGCGCCGTGATATGCGGCATTTCCTGTCGGACCCGATCGAGCCGCAGTTGTTGGCGCGCATACTGCAAGCCGCGCATCAGGCCGGTAGTGTCGGTTTGATGCAGCCCTGGCGATTCATCCGCATTACCGATGAGCAATTGCGCAGGCGGATTCACGCCCTGGTCGAACGCGAACGCCAGCTTACCGCTGAGGCGTTGCGGCAACGTCGCGACGAGTTTCTGCGCTTAAAAGTAGAAGGCATTTTGGAATGCGGCGAGTTATTGGTGGCCGCATTGCCGCAGGGGCGAGAATCCCACGTGTTCGGGCGGCGTACCTTGCCGGAGATGGATGTGGCTTCGGCGGCTTGCGCGATACAGAATTTATGGTTGGCGGCGCGCGCGGAAGGTCTGGGCATGGGCTGGGTGTCGCTGTTCGACCCTTCGGCATTGGCAACATTGTTAGCCATGCCGGAAGGCAGTAAGCCCATAGCAATTTTATGTCTTGGTTACGTCCTCGAGTTTTACCCCAAGCCGATGCTGGAATGCGAACAGTGGGCGAGTCCGAAACCCCTGTCGGACATGGTGTACGAAAATGTTTGGGAGGCCGGTGATTCCTAA
- a CDS encoding adenosylcobinamide-GDP ribazoletransferase encodes MDYFLLAIQFLTRIPVRYRVSASGPALGRSALYYPLVGLLIGVLLNVVALASTAVGAEPAAAALVLMVWVLLTGGLHLDGLADCADAWVGGLGDKERSLRIMKDSAVGAIAVVVLVMVLLLKWCAIWVLMLQHNLIVLMLVPVLGRTAILLLMLSTPYCSPQGLAEKLLEHLPTYEARWVVVVSLFFAGMFLGWANVLVAGGILLWVRYATMERLGGATGDVYGAAVELVETAALLAVALW; translated from the coding sequence ATGGATTATTTCCTGCTAGCCATTCAATTTTTAACCCGTATTCCGGTCCGCTATCGCGTGTCGGCCTCGGGGCCGGCATTAGGCCGTAGCGCGCTGTATTACCCTTTGGTGGGCTTGTTGATCGGCGTGTTGCTGAACGTCGTCGCGCTGGCTTCGACCGCTGTCGGTGCCGAGCCGGCTGCCGCTGCATTGGTGTTGATGGTTTGGGTGTTGTTGACCGGCGGTTTGCATTTGGACGGTTTGGCCGATTGTGCCGACGCTTGGGTAGGCGGTTTGGGGGATAAGGAACGCAGTCTGCGCATCATGAAAGATTCGGCCGTCGGCGCGATTGCCGTGGTCGTGTTGGTGATGGTGCTGTTGCTGAAATGGTGTGCAATTTGGGTATTGATGTTGCAGCACAATTTAATCGTACTGATGCTGGTGCCGGTGTTGGGCAGAACGGCGATTTTATTGTTGATGCTGTCCACGCCCTATTGCAGCCCCCAAGGCTTGGCGGAAAAATTGTTGGAACATTTACCGACTTACGAAGCGCGTTGGGTTGTGGTGGTGTCGCTGTTTTTTGCCGGCATGTTTCTCGGCTGGGCGAACGTGCTGGTTGCCGGCGGCATATTGTTGTGGGTACGTTATGCGACGATGGAACGCTTGGGTGGAGCAACCGGCGACGTTTACGGTGCGGCGGTCGAGCTGGTGGAAACCGCGGCGTTGTTAGCGGTTGCCTTGTGGTAA
- a CDS encoding restriction endonuclease: MTSLPTFDDLMNPLLEALRKLGGSGAIEEIYAKTVEITGLPEEILAQLHDPEKSSQTEVGYRLAWARTYLRKYGLLENSSRGVWSLTEKAKTLEALDSAEVVRFVRALDKKDAPKKRPPDETARELSEEERWKDQLSAVLTQKLDPAGFERLVQRILRESGFIHVEVTGRTGDGGIDGKGIARIHGFMSFHVLFQCKRYKGSVAAGEVRDFRGAMVGRADKGLFITTGSFTPAAVKEATRDGAPPIDLVDGDELAEKLKELALGVKTQLVERVSIDTAWFENL, translated from the coding sequence ATGACTTCGCTCCCAACATTTGACGATCTGATGAACCCGCTTCTGGAGGCGCTGCGGAAGCTCGGTGGTTCAGGAGCTATTGAAGAGATTTACGCTAAGACCGTGGAGATTACTGGACTGCCGGAGGAAATCCTGGCACAACTTCACGACCCCGAAAAAAGCAGCCAAACGGAAGTTGGATATCGACTTGCTTGGGCAAGAACGTACCTTAGGAAGTACGGATTGCTTGAAAACTCAAGTCGTGGTGTCTGGTCGCTAACTGAAAAAGCAAAGACTCTTGAAGCCTTAGATTCCGCAGAGGTTGTCCGCTTTGTTCGCGCTCTCGACAAAAAGGATGCCCCGAAAAAGCGACCGCCTGACGAAACCGCCCGGGAATTGTCCGAAGAAGAAAGGTGGAAAGACCAGCTCTCAGCCGTTCTTACTCAAAAGCTGGACCCTGCTGGTTTTGAGCGGCTGGTTCAGCGCATCTTGCGAGAGTCTGGGTTTATTCATGTTGAAGTAACAGGCCGCACGGGCGATGGTGGAATTGACGGGAAGGGCATTGCTCGTATCCACGGTTTTATGAGCTTTCACGTTCTCTTCCAGTGCAAGCGTTACAAGGGCTCTGTTGCCGCCGGAGAGGTTCGTGATTTTCGTGGCGCGATGGTTGGGCGTGCTGATAAGGGCTTGTTTATTACAACGGGTTCTTTCACTCCCGCTGCTGTAAAAGAAGCTACACGAGACGGTGCGCCGCCAATTGATCTTGTCGATGGCGACGAACTTGCAGAGAAACTTAAAGAGTTGGCGCTAGGGGTCAAAACCCAACTCGTCGAGCGCGTCAGCATTGATACGGCTTGGTTTGAAAATCTATGA
- a CDS encoding fatty acid desaturase family protein: protein MSLSCYQTVDREQLAKDIKQLYRQAQTDTGPEDFRHMKRMERWGQACSLLGYATAWIAPNPLSALLISQGSFARWTQVAHPIQHRGYDKIKQAEPRYKSKGFAKGWRRFVDWPDWMTPAGWHHEHDVLHHYRLGETADPNNAQHNMEWLRQSGLPMWLRYAIVALFSGVWKLSYYTPRTHKELRLEQARHQHQPAPKMTRLGAWSLFTSQGRGLWLQSVLPYTAYRFLLLPALFLPLGTVAATSVLLNSLLAEVLTNMHTFLVMIPNHAGDDVMGFDEKAHCKGEFYLRQILGSVNYPTGSNANDFLYGWLNYQIEHHLWPDLPLSQYQKLQPQVKALCARHGIPYCQDSVFKRLLKAVDIMVGKTSMLKPAQAQA from the coding sequence TTGAGTTTATCTTGTTACCAAACCGTCGATCGCGAGCAACTTGCCAAAGACATCAAACAACTCTATCGACAAGCCCAGACCGACACGGGGCCTGAAGATTTCCGCCACATGAAGAGGATGGAACGCTGGGGCCAGGCCTGTTCGCTACTCGGCTACGCCACGGCCTGGATTGCACCGAATCCGCTATCGGCGCTGTTGATCAGCCAGGGCAGTTTTGCCCGCTGGACCCAGGTGGCGCATCCGATCCAGCATCGCGGCTACGACAAAATCAAGCAAGCCGAGCCGCGCTATAAAAGCAAGGGCTTTGCCAAGGGTTGGCGCCGATTTGTAGACTGGCCGGACTGGATGACGCCGGCTGGCTGGCACCACGAACACGACGTTCTGCACCACTACCGCTTGGGCGAAACCGCCGATCCCAATAACGCTCAACACAATATGGAATGGCTGCGCCAATCCGGCTTGCCGATGTGGCTGCGGTACGCCATTGTTGCGCTGTTTTCCGGGGTTTGGAAGCTGAGCTATTACACGCCGCGTACCCACAAGGAATTGCGTCTGGAACAAGCCCGCCATCAGCATCAACCGGCCCCGAAGATGACCCGGCTAGGCGCCTGGAGCCTGTTCACCTCGCAAGGTCGCGGCCTGTGGCTGCAAAGCGTATTGCCTTACACGGCGTATCGCTTCCTGTTGCTACCGGCGCTGTTTCTACCGCTAGGCACGGTGGCCGCTACCAGCGTATTGCTGAATTCCCTCCTGGCGGAAGTGCTCACCAACATGCATACCTTTCTGGTGATGATCCCCAACCACGCCGGCGACGACGTCATGGGCTTCGACGAAAAAGCGCACTGCAAAGGCGAGTTCTATCTGCGGCAAATTCTGGGTTCGGTCAATTACCCGACCGGTTCCAACGCCAACGATTTTCTATACGGCTGGCTGAACTACCAGATCGAGCACCACCTGTGGCCGGATCTGCCCTTAAGCCAATATCAAAAGCTGCAACCGCAGGTCAAAGCCCTGTGTGCCCGTCACGGCATCCCCTATTGCCAGGATTCGGTATTCAAACGCTTGTTAAAGGCGGTGGACATCATGGTCGGCAAGACCTCGATGCTGAAACCGGCGCAGGCGCAGGCTTGA
- a CDS encoding universal stress protein, which produces MNLYKRVLLAVDFSDHGKAVTEKARQLALQNQAELCIVHVVENLPVTDAAYGPIPFDVDMTQEWMDAAKARLNALATELEVPAERQWLELGSPKLEIVRVAEENAVDLIVVGSHGRHGLALLLGSTANGVLHHAKCDVLAVRLQDD; this is translated from the coding sequence ATGAATTTATATAAACGCGTGTTATTGGCGGTGGACTTCTCCGATCACGGTAAAGCGGTGACGGAAAAAGCACGACAGTTGGCTCTGCAAAATCAGGCGGAACTTTGCATCGTGCACGTGGTGGAAAACCTGCCGGTGACCGATGCCGCTTACGGGCCGATACCTTTCGATGTGGACATGACCCAGGAATGGATGGATGCGGCAAAAGCCCGGCTGAACGCGCTAGCTACCGAATTGGAGGTGCCGGCCGAGCGGCAATGGCTGGAATTGGGCAGCCCGAAATTGGAGATCGTGCGGGTCGCCGAGGAAAATGCGGTCGATTTGATCGTCGTCGGTTCGCACGGTCGCCATGGTTTGGCCTTATTGTTAGGTTCGACCGCCAACGGCGTGTTGCACCACGCTAAATGCGACGTGTTGGCGGTCAGATTGCAAGATGATTGA
- the queF gene encoding preQ(1) synthase gives MSTKPSSELGTFENPRPARDFTIRIDIPEFTCLCPMTGQPDFAKLILEYVPDKLCVELKSLKLYMWTFRERGAFHEAVTNEILDHIVAAIAPNFMRLRAEFNVRGGIYTTVIAEHRNPAWQSPILVQLP, from the coding sequence ATGAGTACAAAACCAAGTTCAGAGCTGGGTACATTCGAAAATCCCAGACCGGCGCGCGACTTCACCATTCGTATCGATATTCCGGAATTTACCTGTTTATGTCCTATGACGGGACAACCCGATTTCGCAAAATTGATCTTGGAATACGTGCCCGACAAACTCTGTGTAGAACTTAAATCGCTCAAGCTGTACATGTGGACCTTTCGAGAGCGCGGAGCGTTTCACGAGGCGGTGACCAATGAAATCCTGGACCATATCGTCGCCGCGATTGCGCCGAACTTCATGCGTTTGCGTGCCGAATTCAACGTTAGAGGCGGCATTTACACGACGGTCATCGCCGAACATCGCAACCCGGCTTGGCAGTCGCCGATTTTGGTTCAACTGCCGTAG